The DNA window TAACCAACTTTGACACCATTTAGATTATGAATACCGGCAAGATTGGGTTGGGGGCGGTTAATATCATCAAGGAGTGAGGAGAGATAAAAAACTTCAAGTTTTGTAGTTTTGATACTAACCCGTTTCGGACAGTTTAAAAAAACAAGTAGCAGCAAAAGAAGCCAGCCATGTCTGGCACTTTTTATTCCCGACATAGTTTTATTATATTGAATCTTCATTCAATGTCAATATCTGAAGCCGGATGACTCAGGAATTCTTCAAGATATTCTGTGGCGAGATGATAATCTTTTTCATCGACCAACACTTCGCCCCAACCTCCAGACATCAACTTCGGTAAACCATCAAGCCAGGTGGTCTCAAACCGCCTTATTACTGCCTCAATATTGTGGCCCTTCAACATCTCTTTTATAGTAATCGCCGAAAATTCATCGGGTGCAAGATAGACTCGTTTTAGCATCTCACTCCAACAAATCACCCCATATTTTTTGATAAATCATGCGCCGAGCCATGGTCAGGCGCACATAATCCCGGGTTTCACTGAATGGAATCAATTCGATGAATTCATCCATTTCGGCATTGGGGTTTTTTGTAAGCCACCTTCTTAAATTGATCGGTCCTGCGTTGTAAGCAGCCAGCGCCAAAGGGAGATAATTGAACTCATTCAGCATTTTATTGAAATAATAAGTGCCGAACCTTATGGAAATCGTGGGATTGTAAAGGGAATAATCGGTGATTCCAAGTTCCCGGGCAATCAATCTTCCGGTGGAAGGGATTATTTGCATTAAACCCTGGGCATCGGCGCGACTCCGCGCCTCTGGGTTAAACATGCTCTCCTGCCATATCATCGCCAAAGCAAGCCAGATGTCATTACTATTTTCGGCGATGGTGAATAAATACCGCACCGGGTAAAGCAGTCGTAAAAAATCTACCGGAAAATTCCGAAAACTGTTGTTATATTCCAGCCATTTTTTTACCTCCAGAGCAAATCTTATCGCTCCATAATCATCACCATTTGCGGAACAAATCCGACATAATGCTATTAAATCGCTCAGTGATCTATCCGTTATCGCATTGAGTTCGGCAAGGGCATAATTATTTTCCCCGATTGCAAAATACCTCAATGCCCTTTTTATATGGATGGAATCCACAGAATCAAAAGTAACAGTTGTGTCACCGAATTTTTGTAGCCACCCTGTCAGACTCACGGTGTCCATAGGTATCAGACCGCCATTTTTTAATAATGAATAATAGGAAAGTGGATAGTTTGTAAGTAAATAATTTTTCAAACTATCCACCGGCTGCCCCAGACGCTCCCGTATCCTTACCTGCCAATAGATAAAATCTGGCTCATCATAGCGCGAGAGAATCGCCAGGGCTTCCGTTAATCTGCCAATACGGAAAAGTTGAAAGCCCGCCCGAAAATTAGTAGTCTTTTCTCGAACCTTGATGAATGTAGCAACCGCTCCAAGGGTATCGCCCAAGTCTTCCAGCAAAAAAGCCTTTCTTTTCAGTGCTTTAATGGCATGCTGGGTACTCGGATATTGATTGATTAGCGAATCATAAACTGCAATTGCAGTCGTATATTCCTGACGATTTTCAAAAATCAAAGCGCGGTAATAATAGGCTTCGGCACGCCGGCTCTTCAGCAGATAATTCAAAGCAGTGTTATAATTTCTTTGGTCGTAATAAATCTTGCCCAAATAATAATTAACATCGCTGTCGCGGACCGCTCGTTCCAGAAATTTTACCGCCCGGGGATAATCATTGTGTAAAAATGCTACCTTGCCGAATTCCTTATACTCCTCTTTATCTTTCGGTTTCAACACCGTGATACAATATTTGGCACCAAAAGAACTCGGATGGTTTTTAATCAAATCTCGCGCAAGTCTTTGAAATCTCTGACGCTCACCCTGGCGTTCCGATATTTTCAAACGGAGGAATTTACGGGATGCATTGTCTTTTATCCTTGCCATTGCTCTTTCGATGAGAGAAATGTTAGGAGTATTTAAAAGCAGATCAAATAAGAGTCGTTGATAATCCGCGGCTAATACTGAACTCACCGAATCAATGCTTAAGAGGGTGATCAATGCATTCTGCAGATCTTTCAATTGATAATAGCATTGGGCGGTGAATAGTTGAGAGTAGTCGCTTAATTCCTTGGCCCGGGCAAGAAAATTTATTGCTTCCTCATATTTTTCAAGCCGGAATAATGCGACCCCTTTTAGCAATGAATCCTCGGTTAGGTCTAAAACCTTCTCCCATCTTTTTTCCCTTAAAAAGATCTTGAGTGCCAGGTCTTTTAAGGTGGAATCGCCCTTCAGATCAATCTCTGCCGAAAGGCTATCAAGCAGGGCAGATGCCCGGAGATACTCTCGCTGGTCCAGATAGATCTTTAAAAGGATTTTTAATTTATCATTGGTGTATCGGGAATTCTTTACTCTTTTAAGAAGTTCAAAGGCATAAAGCGGTTTCAGCGATGCCAGGTGTGCTGCCTCCAGAATCAACTCCTGGTCCGGAAGGTGCTCAATTACGATCTCTTTTGTCCCGGGTTGAGGACAGGAGATA is part of the candidate division WOR-3 bacterium genome and encodes:
- a CDS encoding transglycosylase SLT domain-containing protein; the protein is MIINYCRKSFLIFLLFFISCPQPGTKEIVIEHLPDQELILEAAHLASLKPLYAFELLKRVKNSRYTNDKLKILLKIYLDQREYLRASALLDSLSAEIDLKGDSTLKDLALKIFLREKRWEKVLDLTEDSLLKGVALFRLEKYEEAINFLARAKELSDYSQLFTAQCYYQLKDLQNALITLLSIDSVSSVLAADYQRLLFDLLLNTPNISLIERAMARIKDNASRKFLRLKISERQGERQRFQRLARDLIKNHPSSFGAKYCITVLKPKDKEEYKEFGKVAFLHNDYPRAVKFLERAVRDSDVNYYLGKIYYDQRNYNTALNYLLKSRRAEAYYYRALIFENRQEYTTAIAVYDSLINQYPSTQHAIKALKRKAFLLEDLGDTLGAVATFIKVREKTTNFRAGFQLFRIGRLTEALAILSRYDEPDFIYWQVRIRERLGQPVDSLKNYLLTNYPLSYYSLLKNGGLIPMDTVSLTGWLQKFGDTTVTFDSVDSIHIKRALRYFAIGENNYALAELNAITDRSLSDLIALCRICSANGDDYGAIRFALEVKKWLEYNNSFRNFPVDFLRLLYPVRYLFTIAENSNDIWLALAMIWQESMFNPEARSRADAQGLMQIIPSTGRLIARELGITDYSLYNPTISIRFGTYYFNKMLNEFNYLPLALAAYNAGPINLRRWLTKNPNAEMDEFIELIPFSETRDYVRLTMARRMIYQKIWGDLLE